A section of the Halopiger aswanensis genome encodes:
- a CDS encoding molybdopterin molybdotransferase MoeA, with amino-acid sequence MKGADSERTEAGFKVRTPVDEARRILRAAIEERQPEDEPCATGTETVDVERADGRTLAAPLESARNVPHYRRAAMDGYAVRAADTFGASDRSPEVLRIAEGIGADAAVEPGTAARVHTGSALPDGADAVVMIEEVAELEAAGEPELEVGDAVAEGENVAPIGEDVEEGQHLYEAGHRLRPSDLGLVRSAGYDRVSVAQQPTVGVIPTGEELVEGDPGPGEVVETNGLTVSRLAQRWGARATYRDVVTDDPESLRVAIQRDLTKDVVVTTGGSSVGERDLLPEVIDDLGEVLVHGVGLKPGHPVCLGIVEDTPVLALPGYPVACIVNAVQFLRPTLRWLEGTEPDPHPTTQAVLERKIPSEPGTRTFARVQLEERDPDEIDEGEPQFAATPTRASGSGVLSSVALADGWVVVDDDREGIPEGETVAVEDWEINP; translated from the coding sequence GCGATCGAGGAGCGCCAGCCGGAGGACGAACCGTGTGCGACCGGCACGGAAACCGTCGACGTCGAGCGCGCGGACGGCCGCACCCTCGCCGCGCCGCTGGAGTCCGCCCGGAACGTGCCCCACTACCGGCGGGCGGCGATGGACGGCTACGCCGTCCGGGCCGCGGACACCTTCGGCGCGAGCGACCGCTCGCCCGAGGTGCTGCGAATCGCCGAGGGGATCGGCGCCGACGCGGCGGTCGAACCCGGCACCGCCGCGCGCGTCCACACCGGCAGCGCGCTGCCCGACGGCGCCGACGCCGTCGTGATGATCGAGGAGGTCGCGGAACTCGAGGCGGCCGGCGAACCGGAACTCGAGGTCGGCGACGCCGTCGCGGAGGGCGAGAACGTCGCGCCGATCGGCGAGGACGTCGAGGAGGGCCAGCACCTCTACGAGGCGGGCCACCGGCTCCGGCCGTCCGACCTCGGACTCGTCCGCTCGGCGGGCTACGACCGCGTTTCGGTCGCCCAGCAGCCGACGGTCGGCGTGATCCCGACCGGCGAGGAACTCGTCGAGGGCGATCCCGGGCCAGGCGAGGTCGTCGAGACGAACGGACTGACCGTCTCGCGGCTGGCCCAGCGGTGGGGCGCGCGGGCGACGTACCGCGACGTCGTCACCGACGATCCCGAGTCGCTGCGCGTGGCGATCCAGCGCGATCTGACGAAGGACGTCGTCGTCACGACCGGCGGCTCCTCGGTCGGCGAGCGCGACCTGCTGCCGGAGGTCATCGACGACTTAGGCGAGGTGCTCGTCCACGGGGTCGGCCTCAAGCCCGGCCATCCGGTCTGTCTCGGCATCGTCGAGGACACGCCCGTCCTCGCCTTACCGGGCTACCCCGTCGCCTGCATCGTCAACGCCGTCCAGTTCCTCCGGCCGACGCTGCGCTGGCTCGAGGGCACCGAGCCCGATCCGCACCCGACGACGCAGGCCGTCCTCGAGCGCAAGATTCCGAGCGAACCCGGCACCCGGACGTTCGCGCGGGTGCAACTCGAGGAACGCGACCCCGACGAGATCGACGAGGGCGAACCGCAGTTTGCGGCGACGCCGACCCGGGCCAGCGGCTCGGGCGTGCTCTCGAGCGTCGCGCTGGCCGACGGCTGGGTGGTCGTCGACGACGATCGCGAGGGGATTCCCGAGGGTGAAACGGTCGCCGTCGAGGACTGGGAAATTAACCCGTAA
- a CDS encoding potassium channel family protein, protein MPDRRSLADRVPRRLTRRHRLVLIYAVAVVAVVLFYTVIYNLGMRYLEHRPHSIFRSLQTVTETMTTTGFGADSPWATPVMNLLMVTIQVTGILIGFVALRVLVIPLFERTPIHLDDRLTAKDDHVVVAEYRRDTGVLLDELEDLDIDYVLIESDEEEAKRLSDDGYQAINGDPEDRADLERALIRDASLLITDAEDRTASILLTALEANPDLRTISFTESTRHDAALTEIGVDRAVAPHALIGRRLAEKATTPVAVEDADAASITVREILVRRESPLHGVRLGDSPVADHPELTLVGGWFDGVLRLSPPGDIRLTPNTVLVVAGPEGEIDDVSSEVAGVRPSYPARHERILVAGAGEGGAAAVDALPDDVSVTVVDQSADAVVEPDIVGDITEPGTLRAAGLEEASALIVTVDDDASALLTIATARSLSGDVEILARVTDTRKVTPAFKAGADYVLSVQQASARLVAAEVHGERVVDPTSQIRIVRTDAAPFTGDSPIDFRRDTERGWTLVGIVRDGTIITDEETEIEPDDEIIVAGSDETIREFERTVDVT, encoded by the coding sequence ATGCCCGACCGCCGATCCCTCGCGGACCGCGTGCCGCGGCGCCTGACGCGCCGGCATCGATTAGTGCTCATCTACGCGGTCGCCGTCGTCGCCGTCGTGCTCTTCTACACGGTGATTTACAACCTGGGAATGCGCTACCTCGAGCACCGCCCGCACTCGATCTTCCGGTCGCTGCAGACGGTCACCGAGACGATGACGACGACGGGGTTCGGCGCGGACTCGCCGTGGGCGACGCCGGTGATGAACCTGCTGATGGTGACGATACAGGTAACGGGCATCCTGATCGGGTTCGTCGCCCTCCGCGTGCTCGTCATCCCGCTGTTCGAGCGCACGCCGATCCACCTCGACGACCGACTCACGGCCAAGGACGACCACGTCGTCGTCGCGGAGTACCGTCGCGACACCGGCGTCCTGCTCGACGAACTCGAGGACCTCGACATCGACTACGTCCTCATCGAGTCCGACGAGGAGGAGGCGAAGCGACTCTCCGACGACGGCTATCAGGCGATCAACGGCGACCCCGAAGACCGGGCGGATCTCGAGCGAGCGCTGATCCGGGACGCGTCATTGTTGATCACCGACGCCGAGGATCGGACGGCGAGCATCCTGCTGACGGCGCTGGAGGCCAATCCGGACCTGCGGACGATCAGTTTCACGGAGTCGACGCGCCACGACGCGGCGTTGACCGAAATCGGCGTCGACAGAGCCGTCGCGCCGCACGCGCTCATCGGTCGCCGACTCGCAGAGAAGGCGACGACGCCCGTCGCGGTCGAGGACGCCGACGCGGCGTCGATCACGGTTCGGGAGATCCTCGTTCGGCGCGAGAGTCCGCTGCACGGCGTTCGGCTGGGCGACTCGCCGGTCGCGGACCACCCGGAACTGACCCTGGTCGGCGGCTGGTTCGACGGCGTGCTCCGGCTGTCCCCGCCCGGCGACATTCGGCTGACGCCGAACACCGTGTTGGTCGTCGCCGGACCGGAGGGAGAGATCGACGACGTCTCGAGCGAGGTGGCCGGCGTCCGGCCGTCCTATCCCGCGAGACACGAACGGATCCTCGTCGCGGGCGCCGGCGAGGGCGGCGCGGCGGCCGTCGACGCGCTCCCCGACGACGTGTCGGTGACGGTCGTCGACCAGTCCGCGGACGCGGTCGTCGAGCCCGATATCGTCGGCGATATCACCGAACCGGGGACCCTTCGAGCGGCCGGCCTCGAGGAGGCGAGCGCGTTGATCGTAACCGTCGACGACGACGCGAGCGCACTCTTAACGATCGCGACGGCGCGGTCGCTCTCGGGCGACGTCGAAATACTCGCTCGCGTGACCGACACGCGGAAGGTGACGCCGGCGTTCAAAGCGGGGGCCGATTACGTGCTCTCCGTCCAGCAGGCGTCGGCGCGGCTGGTCGCAGCCGAGGTCCACGGCGAGCGCGTCGTCGATCCGACGAGTCAGATTCGGATCGTCCGCACCGACGCCGCGCCGTTTACCGGCGACTCGCCGATCGACTTCCGGCGGGATACCGAACGAGGCTGGACGCTGGTCGGTATCGTCCGGGACGGAACGATCATCACCGACGAAGAGACCGAGATCGAACCCGACGACGAGATTATCGTCGCCGGCAGCGACGAGACTATTCGGGAGTTCGAACGAACGGTCGACGTCACCTGA
- a CDS encoding MATE family efflux transporter, with protein MAFRWSWSDLPNPFRWLLLAVGYALARVGIIDAERVERTTDLAWPRIVTGIARMSKSAADVAMVGMALGPAAIGGVGLATPYWGIGFAFGGGIAGATISLVSQRYGAGAEEDLSRAVTTSALIVAALVIPLALLFGAVPERLIALVGDDADSIGYGAAYLRTVAVGLPFAALNLIGSRTLVGADDAWTPMVLRAGGAVVNIAINAVLIFAFGMGVVGAAIGTAVANMLVLAAFTVGLTTGRLPLIGAFPVTISLAWPHATVAEIRTVLEIGTPLAFTNIARRAAQFPMLALVAMFGPNVLAAYIVARRVRGLMNTPGWGFSLASSSLVGQELGTGDEGDADTYGREVLWFGTAVYVVSGAFVLVFAEQVGRVFVDDPSILPTVTSFIAVACVSVVFLGISSGATGPLRASGDTNWPFYGQVLGRYVFAIPVTALGVYHVPLPYLASVTPLGIGTLYAALILETLVPAVVTYYRFEAGHWKAISRTYRPESSPSD; from the coding sequence GTGGCTTTTCGCTGGAGTTGGAGCGACCTGCCGAACCCGTTCCGGTGGCTCCTGCTGGCGGTCGGCTACGCCCTCGCGCGAGTCGGGATCATCGACGCGGAGCGCGTCGAACGGACCACCGACCTCGCCTGGCCGCGGATCGTGACCGGGATCGCCCGGATGTCCAAGTCCGCGGCCGACGTCGCGATGGTCGGGATGGCGCTGGGCCCGGCGGCGATCGGCGGCGTCGGACTCGCGACGCCCTACTGGGGGATCGGCTTCGCGTTCGGCGGCGGGATCGCCGGCGCGACGATCAGCCTCGTCTCCCAGCGGTACGGCGCCGGCGCTGAAGAGGACCTCTCGCGGGCGGTGACGACGAGCGCGCTGATCGTCGCCGCGCTCGTGATCCCGCTGGCGCTCCTGTTCGGCGCGGTGCCGGAACGGCTGATCGCGCTGGTCGGCGACGACGCCGACTCGATCGGCTACGGCGCCGCCTACCTTCGGACCGTCGCCGTCGGCCTGCCGTTCGCGGCGCTGAACCTCATCGGCAGTCGGACCCTCGTCGGGGCGGACGACGCCTGGACGCCGATGGTCCTGCGTGCCGGCGGCGCGGTGGTCAACATCGCGATCAACGCGGTTCTGATATTCGCGTTCGGAATGGGCGTCGTCGGCGCGGCGATCGGCACCGCGGTCGCGAACATGCTCGTCCTTGCGGCCTTTACCGTCGGACTCACGACTGGCCGGCTGCCGCTGATCGGCGCGTTCCCCGTGACGATCAGCCTCGCGTGGCCCCACGCGACGGTCGCCGAGATCCGGACCGTCCTCGAGATCGGGACGCCGCTGGCGTTTACGAACATCGCCCGGCGGGCCGCCCAGTTCCCGATGCTCGCGCTCGTCGCGATGTTCGGCCCGAACGTACTGGCCGCGTACATCGTCGCCCGGCGCGTCCGCGGGCTGATGAACACGCCCGGTTGGGGCTTCTCGCTCGCCTCCTCGAGCCTGGTCGGGCAGGAACTCGGCACCGGCGACGAGGGCGACGCCGACACCTACGGCCGCGAGGTGCTCTGGTTCGGCACGGCGGTCTACGTCGTCAGCGGCGCGTTCGTCCTCGTGTTCGCCGAGCAGGTCGGCCGCGTCTTCGTCGACGATCCGTCGATCCTGCCCACGGTAACGTCGTTCATCGCCGTCGCCTGCGTCAGCGTCGTCTTCCTCGGGATCAGCAGCGGCGCGACCGGCCCGCTGCGGGCCAGCGGCGACACGAACTGGCCATTCTACGGGCAGGTGCTCGGCCGCTACGTCTTCGCGATCCCCGTCACTGCGCTGGGCGTGTACCACGTCCCGCTGCCGTACCTCGCGAGCGTCACCCCGCTGGGAATCGGTACCCTCTACGCCGCGTTGATCCTCGAGACGCTCGTCCCCGCCGTCGTCACCTACTACCGGTTCGAGGCGGGCCACTGGAAGGCGATCAGCCGGACCTACCGGCCGGAATCGTCGCCGAGCGACTAG
- a CDS encoding molybdopterin biosynthesis protein, producing the protein MDRKEFRDLASPAEAREAIDSLSLTAGVERVPLEEARGRVLVARLDAELDVPGFDRATLDGYALRARDTFGADEADPARLELVGEVHAGEEPEVELEDGQAAEISTGAVMPDGADAMVPVERTDTAADGDEVLIRTSVAPGDNVMFAGADVAAGERALGPGTRITPRDIGLLSALGIDEVPVRGRPKVGIVSTGDELVRPGEDVDSDRGEIYDVNSYTIAAGVEDAGGEAVLYPHAGDEQDEMERILREAAAECDLVLSSGSTSASAVDVIYRVIEEQGELLLHGVSVKPGKPMLVGRLGVSEPRSDGSEGERRSSSGDSAYVGLPGYPVSAMMVFRTFVAPAIREAAGIPEPKATTVTGRMAREERYGEGRMRLMPVGLVTDGDGDTLVYPVDKGSGATTSLAEADGVVEVPPETDYLENGESVDVRLFSPDVRPPTLLGVGEDDPTLNRLLDRLEHPRYLSVGSRPALRRLREGVPDVAVVAGPIDREVDAVELGRWEREWGLIARAGNPKEIEDLDDLIDRDLRFVNRTTDSGLRTSLGAAAAEIAEDRGVDRREIVDAIDGFDLGLRAHESPARKVIAGDADAGLGLRETAERLDLAFAPVGTQPVRIVANPDRTDKDGVRDLERVLADADEVATR; encoded by the coding sequence ATGGACCGCAAGGAGTTTCGCGATCTCGCCTCCCCCGCGGAGGCCCGCGAAGCGATCGACTCGCTGTCGCTGACGGCCGGCGTCGAACGCGTCCCCCTCGAGGAGGCCCGCGGCCGGGTCCTCGTGGCGCGACTGGACGCCGAACTCGACGTGCCGGGGTTCGACCGGGCGACCCTCGACGGCTACGCCCTCCGGGCTCGAGACACGTTCGGTGCCGACGAGGCCGACCCCGCTCGCCTCGAACTCGTCGGCGAGGTACACGCCGGCGAGGAACCCGAGGTGGAACTCGAGGACGGCCAAGCGGCGGAAATCTCGACGGGTGCGGTGATGCCCGACGGGGCGGACGCGATGGTGCCCGTCGAGCGAACCGACACGGCTGCAGACGGGGACGAGGTACTGATCCGCACGTCCGTCGCGCCCGGCGACAACGTCATGTTCGCCGGTGCGGACGTCGCCGCCGGCGAGCGCGCGCTCGGCCCGGGGACGCGAATCACGCCGCGGGATATCGGCCTGCTCTCGGCGCTTGGCATCGACGAGGTACCGGTCCGCGGTCGCCCGAAAGTCGGCATCGTCTCGACGGGCGACGAACTCGTCCGCCCCGGCGAGGACGTCGACAGCGACCGCGGGGAGATCTACGACGTCAACAGCTACACGATCGCGGCGGGCGTCGAGGACGCCGGCGGCGAGGCCGTCCTCTACCCCCACGCCGGCGACGAGCAGGACGAGATGGAACGGATCCTCCGGGAGGCCGCCGCGGAGTGTGACCTCGTGCTCTCCTCGGGGTCGACCAGCGCGAGCGCGGTCGACGTGATCTACCGGGTCATCGAGGAGCAGGGCGAACTGCTGCTCCACGGGGTCAGCGTCAAGCCCGGGAAGCCGATGCTCGTCGGCCGACTGGGGGTCTCCGAGCCGCGCTCGGACGGCTCGGAAGGCGAGCGCCGCTCGTCTTCCGGTGACTCGGCGTACGTCGGCCTCCCCGGCTACCCCGTCTCCGCGATGATGGTCTTCCGCACGTTCGTCGCGCCCGCGATCCGCGAAGCTGCCGGCATTCCGGAACCGAAGGCCACGACCGTCACCGGCCGAATGGCTCGCGAGGAGCGCTACGGCGAGGGTCGAATGCGGCTGATGCCGGTCGGTCTGGTAACGGACGGCGACGGCGACACCCTCGTCTACCCCGTCGACAAGGGCTCCGGCGCGACCACCAGCCTCGCCGAAGCCGACGGCGTCGTCGAGGTCCCGCCCGAGACCGACTACCTCGAGAACGGCGAGTCCGTCGACGTCCGGTTGTTCTCGCCGGACGTCCGGCCGCCGACCCTGCTCGGCGTCGGCGAGGACGATCCGACGCTGAACCGGCTGCTCGACCGCCTCGAGCACCCGCGCTACCTCTCGGTCGGCTCCCGACCGGCGCTGCGGCGGCTCCGCGAGGGCGTGCCCGACGTCGCCGTCGTCGCCGGCCCGATCGACCGCGAGGTCGACGCGGTCGAACTCGGCCGCTGGGAGCGCGAGTGGGGGCTGATCGCCCGCGCCGGCAACCCGAAGGAGATCGAGGACCTCGACGACCTGATCGACCGCGATCTCCGGTTCGTCAACCGGACGACCGACTCCGGGCTGCGAACGAGCCTCGGCGCGGCTGCCGCCGAGATCGCCGAGGACCGCGGCGTCGACCGCCGGGAGATCGTCGACGCGATCGACGGCTTCGACCTCGGGCTGCGCGCCCACGAGAGCCCCGCCCGGAAGGTCATCGCCGGCGACGCCGACGCCGGCCTCGGACTCCGCGAGACGGCCGAGCGGCTCGATCTCGCGTTCGCGCCGGTCGGCACCCAGCCGGTGCGGATCGTGGCGAATCCGGACCGGACCGACAAGGACGGCGTCCGCGACCTCGAGCGGGTGCTCGCGGATGCTGACGAAGTCGCGACCCGGTAA
- a CDS encoding helix-turn-helix domain-containing protein, giving the protein MATIAELRLPASDALLETAFEHAPDAAFELEPVVSQTPPSIWVAGVGRSRAETAFDADPEVETYELLVETSARHLFTVDFVRGAGPERLCDVLLADGGSLLEARGTNGWWRARARFPDRGTLCDAYDRLVDRGVNADLRRLTDVTDVAQHTKASSRLTPQQREALEAALEYGYFEIPRAISMAELADELGISHQALSERFRRAYETLVDEELQSNGEASLVDGS; this is encoded by the coding sequence ATGGCTACCATAGCCGAGCTTCGGCTGCCGGCCTCGGACGCGCTCCTCGAGACGGCGTTCGAGCACGCGCCGGACGCGGCGTTCGAACTCGAGCCGGTCGTCTCGCAGACGCCGCCCAGTATCTGGGTCGCCGGCGTCGGGCGCTCGCGCGCCGAGACGGCGTTCGATGCCGATCCGGAGGTCGAAACCTACGAACTCCTTGTCGAGACGTCGGCCCGCCACCTGTTCACCGTGGACTTCGTCAGGGGAGCGGGGCCCGAACGACTGTGCGATGTGCTGCTCGCAGACGGGGGCTCGCTGCTCGAGGCGCGGGGGACCAACGGCTGGTGGCGAGCCCGTGCGCGATTTCCGGATCGAGGCACGCTCTGTGACGCCTACGATCGGCTCGTCGACCGCGGCGTCAACGCCGACCTCCGGCGGCTCACCGACGTTACGGACGTCGCACAGCACACGAAAGCCAGCAGCCGACTGACGCCCCAACAGCGCGAGGCCCTCGAGGCGGCGCTCGAGTACGGCTACTTCGAGATTCCGCGCGCGATCTCGATGGCCGAACTGGCGGACGAACTGGGGATTTCGCACCAGGCGCTCTCGGAGCGGTTCCGCCGCGCCTACGAGACGCTGGTCGACGAGGAACTCCAGTCGAACGGGGAGGCGTCGCTGGTCGACGGTTCGTGA
- a CDS encoding HAD family hydrolase, whose translation MVSEYDFWLLDLDGTLVDVDWSYTRDVFDRVGDRLGREFSDREAEILWNGLTGSRNRQLREWGIDPEAFWEVFHDEEDPMVRAEQTYLHEDAEFVGDLEAPVGLVTHCQEFLAEPVLDNVGIRDWFDARLCCTEETGWKPDPEPVQQVMRDLGVANNGHQGVLAGDGDCDVGAAWNAGLDAIHVERLGHDRRGRCVLGDYRVQSFDELF comes from the coding sequence ATGGTCTCCGAGTACGACTTCTGGTTGCTCGATCTCGACGGTACCCTGGTGGACGTCGACTGGTCGTACACCCGCGACGTGTTCGACCGGGTCGGCGATCGGCTGGGCCGGGAGTTCTCCGATCGGGAGGCTGAGATCCTCTGGAACGGTCTGACCGGCTCGCGGAACCGACAGCTCCGCGAGTGGGGGATCGACCCCGAGGCGTTCTGGGAGGTGTTCCACGACGAGGAGGACCCGATGGTCCGGGCCGAACAGACCTACCTCCACGAGGACGCGGAGTTCGTCGGCGACCTCGAGGCGCCGGTCGGGCTCGTTACGCACTGCCAGGAATTCCTCGCGGAGCCGGTGCTGGACAACGTCGGCATCCGGGACTGGTTCGACGCGCGGCTGTGCTGTACGGAGGAAACCGGCTGGAAGCCCGATCCCGAACCGGTCCAGCAGGTTATGCGCGACCTCGGCGTCGCGAACAACGGCCACCAGGGCGTCCTGGCCGGCGACGGGGACTGCGACGTCGGCGCGGCCTGGAACGCCGGCCTCGACGCGATTCACGTCGAGCGCCTCGGCCACGACCGGCGCGGCCGGTGCGTCCTCGGAGACTACCGCGTGCAGTCGTTCGACGAACTGTTCTAA
- the lwrS gene encoding LWR-salt protein, with translation MEGNYVFAVQVRLEPARDGISVEPSSAETTVTVFREAPEPGTEGWLFFRNTLWRGEVADQEYACQLAEGWLDQPVESVSFRELQVDEQYFDALKAAIAADLEAFNADAVSEVLSKYLGSSIRVTDSS, from the coding sequence ATGGAAGGGAACTACGTCTTCGCCGTTCAAGTCCGCCTCGAGCCCGCACGCGACGGGATCAGCGTCGAGCCCTCGAGCGCCGAAACGACCGTCACCGTCTTTCGCGAGGCGCCGGAGCCGGGCACCGAGGGCTGGCTGTTCTTCCGGAACACGCTCTGGCGGGGCGAGGTTGCCGATCAGGAGTACGCCTGCCAACTCGCCGAAGGGTGGCTCGACCAGCCCGTCGAGTCGGTCTCGTTTCGCGAACTGCAGGTCGACGAACAGTACTTCGACGCGCTGAAGGCCGCAATCGCGGCCGATCTCGAGGCGTTCAACGCCGACGCCGTCTCGGAAGTGCTTTCGAAGTATCTCGGCTCGAGCATTCGGGTGACGGATTCGTCCTGA
- a CDS encoding 4a-hydroxytetrahydrobiopterin dehydratase: protein MGDLLSDDEIEAGLPDNWTREGDEIVRTYEFDEYLRGVNFAQMVGEIAESQFHHPEIVIRYKEVEVRLTSHEEGGITDDDLEMAELIESERNAE from the coding sequence ATGGGCGACTTACTGTCCGACGACGAGATCGAGGCGGGGCTTCCCGACAACTGGACGCGCGAGGGCGACGAGATCGTTCGCACCTACGAGTTCGACGAGTACCTCCGCGGCGTCAACTTCGCCCAGATGGTCGGCGAAATCGCCGAGTCGCAGTTCCACCACCCGGAGATCGTCATCCGCTACAAGGAAGTCGAGGTGCGGCTCACCTCCCACGAGGAGGGCGGCATCACCGACGACGACCTCGAGATGGCGGAGTTGATCGAGTCCGAGCGCAACGCTGAGTAG
- a CDS encoding Nramp family divalent metal transporter produces MAVKDQFDERFVGGTVREIPAVIREYGLAFVMVASYFGSGSVYIASQAGVMHGYALLWAVVGAALLGVMAQDMSARLGIHGTSLMTFVRRKLGRGPATAIALFLSIGCVAWTLGLVAAVGAGVSFLTDGAIGWQPIALVTTAAAVAVGLLNYRRVETIMIAMMLSMMVVYAVVAVPSGPDIGSLALGFVPTPDSLGALTMAAGLLGTTALWPNFFLESILVERKGWTDASDLPEARKDLAVGYAVGGITTVAILIVSAALLRPMGYTELETFITPGEALVEVLGTWAMVLFVVGVIAAAFNSIIPIMWTPAYIIPEAMGIDVDQNDRLFKLLFAAGTATGFASPLISAALDLSVVDMVILFPTYNGIFGLPLAAALLFWAVNDRETMGEHRNSGLVNAVNAALVLLALVLAVFAVQDFLDLFFGGGF; encoded by the coding sequence ATGGCAGTCAAAGATCAGTTCGACGAGCGGTTCGTTGGAGGGACAGTCCGCGAGATACCCGCCGTAATCCGAGAGTACGGCTTGGCGTTCGTGATGGTCGCCAGTTACTTCGGCTCCGGATCGGTCTATATCGCGAGCCAGGCCGGCGTGATGCACGGCTACGCGCTGCTGTGGGCCGTCGTCGGCGCGGCGCTTTTGGGCGTGATGGCCCAGGACATGAGCGCCCGCCTGGGCATCCACGGCACGTCGCTGATGACGTTCGTCCGGCGAAAGCTCGGCCGCGGCCCGGCCACCGCGATCGCCCTGTTCCTCTCGATCGGCTGCGTCGCGTGGACGCTCGGCCTCGTAGCCGCCGTCGGGGCCGGCGTCTCCTTCCTCACCGACGGGGCGATCGGCTGGCAGCCGATCGCGCTCGTCACGACCGCGGCCGCCGTGGCCGTCGGCCTGCTGAACTACCGGCGGGTCGAAACGATCATGATCGCGATGATGCTGTCGATGATGGTCGTCTACGCCGTCGTCGCGGTCCCGAGCGGTCCCGACATCGGCTCCCTCGCGCTCGGGTTCGTCCCGACGCCGGACAGCCTCGGCGCGCTCACGATGGCCGCCGGCCTGCTCGGCACGACCGCGCTGTGGCCCAACTTCTTCCTCGAATCGATCCTGGTCGAGCGGAAGGGCTGGACCGACGCGAGCGACCTGCCCGAGGCGCGCAAGGACCTCGCGGTCGGCTACGCCGTCGGCGGGATCACGACCGTCGCCATCCTGATCGTCTCGGCCGCCTTGCTGCGGCCGATGGGCTACACCGAACTCGAGACGTTCATCACGCCCGGTGAGGCCTTAGTCGAGGTGCTCGGAACGTGGGCCATGGTGCTGTTCGTCGTCGGCGTCATCGCCGCGGCGTTCAACAGCATCATCCCGATCATGTGGACGCCGGCGTACATCATCCCGGAGGCGATGGGGATCGACGTCGACCAGAACGACCGGCTGTTCAAGCTCCTGTTCGCCGCCGGGACCGCCACCGGCTTCGCATCGCCGCTGATCAGCGCCGCGCTGGATCTCTCGGTCGTGGACATGGTCATCCTGTTCCCGACCTACAACGGCATCTTCGGGCTCCCGCTCGCGGCGGCGCTTTTGTTCTGGGCGGTCAACGACCGCGAAACGATGGGTGAACACCGCAACTCCGGACTTGTGAACGCCGTCAACGCCGCGCTCGTCCTGCTCGCGCTCGTCCTCGCGGTCTTCGCGGTGCAGGACTTCCTCGACCTATTCTTCGGCGGCGGCTTCTGA